The proteins below are encoded in one region of Triticum aestivum cultivar Chinese Spring chromosome 1B, IWGSC CS RefSeq v2.1, whole genome shotgun sequence:
- the LOC123135998 gene encoding coatomer subunit epsilon-2 isoform X3 yields MPPSLQGAGDIGAKDRKQRVGRGGLELLGRWRRPSWFVMEAAPPASWLREPNLYHAASPSQEGAISSLKDWLIDSAIGSNPVPRLIAGIIFMQEQDYTRGCQAHTYQRNSGHGAGRIDGAQHPLLLVH; encoded by the exons atgcCGCCATCGTTGCAAGGAGCAGGGGACATAGGTGCCAAGGACAGGAAGCAACGGGTTGGTCGCGGTGGGCTTGAGCTGCTGGGGAGATGGAGAAGGCCGTCGTGGTTCGTCATGGAGGCGGCGCCGCCGGCAAGCTGGTTGAG AGAACCAAATCTGTACCATGCCGCCTCACCCTCTCAG GAAGGTGCGATCTCCAGCCTGAAGGACTGGCTGATTGATTCAGCTATAGGAAGCAATCCTGTTCCGCGATTGATTGCTGGAATCATATTTATGCAAGAGCAAGACTACACACGAGGCTGTCAAGCACACACATACCAAAGGAACTCTGGACAT GGGGCTGGGCGTATTGATGGTGCGCAACACCCTCTCTTATTGGTGCATTGA
- the LOC123135998 gene encoding coatomer subunit epsilon-2 isoform X2, translated as MPPSLQGAGDIGAKDRKQRVGRGGLELLGRWRRPSWFVMEAAPPASWLREPNLYHAASPSQEGAISSLKDWLIDSAIGSNPVPRLIAGIIFMQEQDYTRGCQAHTYQRNSGHYFQVNYNESKLKDYMTQIMIRSTSGLQTVFYTPIVASC; from the exons atgcCGCCATCGTTGCAAGGAGCAGGGGACATAGGTGCCAAGGACAGGAAGCAACGGGTTGGTCGCGGTGGGCTTGAGCTGCTGGGGAGATGGAGGAGGCCGTCGTGGTTCGTCATGGAGGCGGCGCCGCCGGCAAGCTGGTTGAG AGAACCAAATCTGTACCATGCCGCCTCACCCTCTCAG GAAGGTGCGATCTCCAGCCTGAAGGACTGGCTGATTGATTCAGCTATAGGAAGCAATCCTGTTCCGCGATTGATTGCTGGAATCATATTTATGCAAGAGCAAGACTACACACGAGGCTGTCAAGCACACACATACCAAAGGAACTCTGGACAT TATTTTCAGGTCAACTACAACGAAAGCAAACTAAAAGATTACATGACCCAGATTATGATACGCTCAACGTCAGGCTTGCAAACAGTGTTCTACACGCCAATTGTCGCATCATGCTAG
- the LOC123135998 gene encoding coatomer subunit epsilon-2 isoform X1: MPPSLQGAGDIGAKDRKQRVGRGGLELLGRWRRPSWFVMEAAPPASWLREPNLYHAASPSQEGAISSLKDWLIDSAIGSNPVPRLIAGIIFMQEQDYTRGCQAHTYQRNSGHYFQVNYNESKLKDYMTQIMIRSTSGLQTVFYTPIVASC; the protein is encoded by the exons atgcCGCCATCGTTGCAAGGAGCAGGGGACATAGGTGCCAAGGACAGGAAGCAACGGGTTGGTCGCGGTGGGCTTGAGCTGCTGGGGAGATGGAGAAGGCCGTCGTGGTTCGTCATGGAGGCGGCGCCGCCGGCAAGCTGGTTGAG AGAACCAAATCTGTACCATGCCGCCTCACCCTCTCAG GAAGGTGCGATCTCCAGCCTGAAGGACTGGCTGATTGATTCAGCTATAGGAAGCAATCCTGTTCCGCGATTGATTGCTGGAATCATATTTATGCAAGAGCAAGACTACACACGAGGCTGTCAAGCACACACATACCAAAGGAACTCTGGACAT TATTTTCAGGTCAACTACAACGAAAGCAAACTAAAAGATTACATGACCCAGATTATGATACGCTCAACGTCAGGCTTGCAAACAGTGTTCTACACGCCAATTGTCGCATCATGCTAG